Below is a window of Halobaculum lipolyticum DNA.
CGGCGTCGTCCATGCCGCGGAGCGCGGGGTAGCGGAACGCCAAGTCGATCCGGGCGGTCGCCTCCGGCGGCGGTTCGCGGTCGTCCTCGCGGCGGTCGTAGTACAATTGGCGGGGGCAGTACGCCGCCGTCGCGAGATCCGAGAACGTCGTCTTCGCCGGGGGCACGCGGGGGTGTGGTCCCGTGTTCGTACTTGAACGTTCGCGACCGGCGGTGTGTCGTGTGGTGCGGTCGCCGTCGCGGTTGCAGAGCGGCGCGGTCGCGGCGGCGGAGCGGTGCTGTAGCCACAGGATACTGTACCGCGAGCGAGGGCCGGAGGCCCGAGCGAGCGGGAGTTTTGTCATGAACGGGTTTTCATCGGGGGGTTCCCGCAGCGAGCGCCGCGGGCGCGAGCGAGGAAACCCCCCGACAGAAAAGCGGTTCAGAAGGAGACGTTCGTCTCGATGTCCTCGGCGGCCTCCCGGAGGCCGTCCTCGCGGGCGTCCTCCGTCAGCCCCGTCTTCAGGTCCGACTCGGTGAGCAGTTCGGCGAACTCGTCGCGGAAGCGGTCGTTCGCGCGCGTCGAGCGGACGTCGGCGGCGACGACCCGCGAGTAGTGGGTCACCGTCTCCTCGTCGGCGTCCAGCTCGGCCGCCCGCTCGGCCATCGGGACGTCCTCGACGTGGAGCGACCGGAGCGCGGCGAGGTCGAACGGCGCCTCGCGGTCGGCGTCGCGCACGAGGTGGAGGTCCATCCGGGCGTCGAACACCGCCGCCTCGTCGACGCCCAGCTCCTCGGCGATTGCGGCGTCGGGGGCGTCCTCGAAGAACAGGACGACGACACGCCGGTAGTCCTCGTCCGAGAGACCGGAGCCGAACTCGTAGCGGTCGCGCATCCGGGCGACGAGTTCGGCGATCCGCTCGTCGGCGTTCGAGTCGGTCGCCAGCGAGCCGCGCCCCTCCTCCTGGC
It encodes the following:
- a CDS encoding conditioned medium-induced protein 4; protein product: MDEKTAELRDIFVDATGGETVTERQEEGRGSLATDSNADERIAELVARMRDRYEFGSGLSDEDYRRVVVLFFEDAPDAAIAEELGVDEAAVFDARMDLHLVRDADREAPFDLAALRSLHVEDVPMAERAAELDADEETVTHYSRVVAADVRSTRANDRFRDEFAELLTESDLKTGLTEDAREDGLREAAEDIETNVSF